A stretch of Paracoccus sp. MA DNA encodes these proteins:
- a CDS encoding DUF2924 domain-containing protein: MTKPDPIPARLAALKSMSVTQLKAEWQTIFATAAPNNSRAFLESRLAYRIQELTYGGPDRETRRMLDLLADEVGGSLTRKSQIADPRNPVVGTRLIREWNGVEHTITVLRDGFEWQGRPYKSLSAIARAITGTRWNGYRFFGLRERKRGND, from the coding sequence ATGACGAAGCCCGATCCCATCCCCGCGCGCCTGGCCGCGCTGAAGTCCATGTCCGTCACCCAGTTGAAGGCGGAGTGGCAGACCATCTTTGCCACGGCGGCGCCAAACAATAGTCGGGCGTTTCTCGAGAGCCGGTTGGCCTACCGCATCCAGGAACTGACTTATGGCGGTCCTGATCGCGAAACCCGGCGCATGCTCGACCTGCTAGCCGACGAGGTCGGCGGCAGCCTGACACGCAAGAGCCAGATCGCCGATCCTCGCAATCCCGTGGTCGGCACGAGGCTGATCCGAGAATGGAACGGGGTCGAGCACACGATCACGGTCTTGCGGGACGGATTCGAGTGGCAAGGGCGACCGTACAAATCCTTGTCCGCGATTGCGCGGGCGATCACCGGGACGCGCTGGAATGGCTACCGCTTCTTCGGGTTGCGCGAACGAAAGCGGGGGAATGATTGA
- a CDS encoding recombinase family protein: MDQRPNPVRRQRCAIYTRKSSEEGLEQEFNSLHAQREACEAYIASQRSEGWVLVRDQYDDGGISGGTLERPGLKQLLADIEDGLIDVVVVYKIDRLSRSLMDFSKLVEVFDRNGVTFVSVTQSFNTTTSMGRLTLNILLSFAQFEREVTAERIRDKVRASRMKGMWMGGYVPLGYDVKDRKLVVNENEAATVRGIFERFVEVGSATVLARELRRKGLRNKQGTLVDKGYLYRVLVNRVYRGEAVHKGKAYPGEHQAIIDEQLWDQVHAILRQNPRKRANNTRAQAPALLKGLIFTATGAAMTPSSTKKGARRYRYYVSMDVIKNREPSDEGIPRRLPADLVEAAVVTELRRVMRAPSITAQVIAHLAREGHAFAEADVISALQTFDDVWAQLFPAEQTRIVQLLVRRVTVTSEGLVIDVRTDGVSGVMRDMMAPRKKVAAE; encoded by the coding sequence ATGGATCAGCGTCCAAATCCCGTCCGCCGCCAGCGCTGCGCTATCTACACGCGCAAGTCGTCCGAGGAAGGGCTGGAGCAGGAGTTCAACAGCCTGCACGCCCAACGAGAGGCCTGCGAGGCCTACATCGCCAGCCAACGCTCCGAGGGCTGGGTTCTGGTCCGCGATCAGTATGACGACGGCGGCATCTCGGGCGGGACGCTGGAACGGCCCGGCCTTAAGCAGCTTCTGGCCGACATTGAGGACGGCCTGATCGATGTGGTGGTCGTCTACAAGATCGACCGCCTGTCGAGGTCGCTGATGGACTTCTCGAAGCTGGTCGAGGTCTTCGACCGCAACGGCGTGACTTTCGTGTCGGTCACGCAGTCCTTCAACACCACCACGTCCATGGGGCGGCTGACGCTGAACATCCTGCTCAGCTTCGCGCAGTTCGAGCGCGAGGTCACGGCCGAGCGCATCCGGGACAAGGTCCGCGCCTCCCGTATGAAGGGCATGTGGATGGGCGGCTATGTCCCGCTCGGGTACGATGTGAAGGACCGCAAGCTCGTGGTGAATGAAAACGAGGCTGCCACCGTGCGGGGCATCTTCGAGAGGTTCGTCGAGGTCGGATCAGCGACCGTGCTGGCCCGCGAACTGCGCCGCAAAGGGCTCCGCAACAAGCAGGGCACCTTGGTCGACAAGGGATATCTCTACAGAGTGCTGGTGAACCGCGTCTATCGCGGCGAGGCGGTCCACAAGGGCAAGGCCTATCCCGGCGAGCATCAGGCCATCATCGACGAGCAGCTGTGGGATCAGGTCCATGCCATCTTGCGGCAGAATCCGCGAAAGCGCGCCAACAACACCCGCGCGCAGGCGCCAGCGCTGCTCAAGGGGCTGATCTTCACGGCCACGGGCGCCGCCATGACCCCGAGCAGCACGAAGAAGGGCGCGCGGCGATACCGGTACTACGTCTCGATGGACGTCATCAAAAACCGCGAACCCAGCGATGAAGGCATCCCGCGCCGTCTTCCTGCCGACCTCGTGGAAGCGGCCGTGGTGACCGAGTTGCGGCGGGTGATGCGCGCGCCCTCGATCACGGCGCAGGTCATCGCCCACTTGGCGCGCGAGGGTCACGCCTTCGCCGAGGCCGACGTGATCTCCGCGCTGCAGACGTTCGATGACGTCTGGGCCCAGCTGTTCCCTGCGGAGCAGACCCGGATCGTACAGTTGCTGGTGCGCCGGGTCACTGTGACGTCCGAGGGGCTGGTGATCGATGTCCGGACCGACGGCGTCTCGGGCGTCATGCGCGACATGATGGCGCCACGAAAGAAGGTGGCGGCGGAATGA